Proteins encoded together in one Bombiscardovia nodaiensis window:
- the parA_2 gene encoding chromosome partitioning protein ParA, with translation MTTTNNRRKTTDKSLHSSEPPRPHVESAADVLKRIFADGDGYASVGAEIANLSSRYAALQNIKFPKPSKTRLIAVANQKGGVGKTTTAVNLACALAEYGAHVLVVDMDPQGNASTALGVKRAQGMNTTYDVIEGRVSIEEAKQKNSHFKHLELVPASIDLSGAELELANVPERNTLLKQAIEEFLDQTKQRYDYVIVDCPPSLGLLVLNAMCAVHEMLIPVQAEYYALEGLQQLLHTISLVQQNYNSALMVSTMLITMFDRRTLLSREVYEEVKDHYPQILLKTTIPRSVKISEAPSFGQSVISYDPRGRAQFRTVKLPWRLQSGRPRY, from the coding sequence GTGACTACTACGAATAACCGACGCAAGACTACTGACAAGAGTCTGCACTCTAGCGAGCCGCCGCGACCTCATGTCGAGTCAGCCGCCGATGTGCTGAAACGTATTTTCGCAGATGGTGATGGCTATGCGTCAGTGGGGGCGGAGATTGCAAATCTCTCGAGCCGATACGCTGCTCTGCAAAATATCAAGTTTCCGAAACCGAGCAAGACTCGTCTTATTGCAGTCGCCAATCAAAAGGGCGGTGTCGGAAAAACGACGACAGCCGTTAACTTGGCATGTGCTTTGGCTGAGTACGGTGCACACGTGCTAGTAGTTGATATGGACCCCCAGGGCAATGCCTCGACAGCTCTTGGAGTCAAGCGTGCTCAGGGTATGAATACCACCTATGATGTGATTGAGGGCAGGGTGAGTATAGAGGAGGCCAAGCAGAAGAATAGCCACTTCAAGCACCTAGAGCTCGTCCCTGCCTCTATTGACTTGAGCGGTGCAGAACTTGAGCTGGCTAACGTGCCGGAGCGAAATACTCTACTCAAGCAAGCGATTGAGGAATTCCTCGATCAAACCAAGCAACGATATGATTATGTGATTGTTGACTGTCCACCGAGCTTGGGGCTCTTAGTGCTAAATGCTATGTGTGCCGTCCACGAGATGTTGATTCCGGTGCAAGCTGAGTACTATGCACTGGAGGGACTTCAGCAGCTCCTGCACACCATTTCACTGGTGCAGCAAAACTATAATTCTGCTCTGATGGTGTCGACCATGCTCATCACCATGTTTGACAGGCGTACGCTCTTGAGCCGAGAAGTGTATGAGGAAGTGAAAGATCACTATCCTCAGATTTTGTTGAAAACGACCATACCTCGTTCGGTAAAGATTTCCGAAGCTCCTAGCTTCGGGCAAAGTGTCATTTCCTATGATCCCCGGGGGCGGGCTCAGTTTCGTACAGTGAAGCTGCCCTGGAGATTGCAGAGCGGTCGGCCGAGGTACTAA
- the parB gene encoding chromosome partitioning protein ParB, translating to MGALFPALPGEEETALGEVTVESAPSTSNDQAAEQQATSKSRAAGKAASATSAQKAKSGGKAAASTAKGKKAAGSGSRANASSKQAAANTQQSVSRETKPLKTRANRMSVPKLSELEHPSDLFFGGSDSASLPTPQTTNVVVPAESASSSQATAKPAAVQVPAQQAQEGPEAALEAVEGGYLAELRVDDIQANAEQPRRIFDEDELLELSRSITEVGLLQPIVVRKLKLQPGEKTDPSAAHYEIIMGERRWRATTLAGQETIPAIVKTTSDDHMLRDALLENLHRVALNPLEEAAAYQQMMDEFGMTQEELSQSVSKSRPQIANMLRLLKLPPSVQKKVESGVLSAGHARALLGLSQPEDMDALANKIIAEGLSVRSTEELVALKTGASSKKTRRAQPNIWVGSALVGNLENHFETKVNIKGSEKKGRIEITYSSPDDMNRILSLLLEEEKPQAKTQKEGDGWV from the coding sequence TTGGGCGCGCTCTTTCCAGCGTTGCCAGGAGAAGAAGAGACAGCTCTGGGCGAAGTGACAGTAGAGTCGGCGCCAAGCACGAGTAATGACCAAGCCGCTGAGCAGCAGGCTACCAGCAAATCTCGTGCAGCCGGTAAAGCTGCTTCCGCGACAAGTGCGCAAAAGGCCAAGTCCGGAGGCAAAGCTGCTGCCAGTACGGCAAAGGGCAAAAAAGCTGCCGGTAGTGGCTCTCGGGCGAACGCAAGTAGTAAGCAGGCTGCTGCAAATACTCAGCAGAGTGTTTCACGTGAAACAAAACCCCTTAAAACTCGTGCCAATCGCATGTCAGTGCCAAAGTTGAGTGAGCTTGAGCATCCCAGTGACCTGTTCTTTGGCGGAAGCGATAGTGCATCCTTGCCTACGCCTCAGACAACGAACGTGGTTGTTCCTGCTGAATCAGCTAGCAGCTCCCAGGCGACTGCAAAGCCTGCGGCAGTGCAAGTGCCCGCACAACAGGCTCAGGAAGGCCCGGAGGCGGCCTTGGAGGCCGTAGAAGGCGGTTATCTGGCCGAACTACGGGTGGATGATATTCAAGCGAATGCAGAGCAGCCTCGTAGGATTTTCGACGAGGATGAACTCCTAGAACTATCGCGCTCCATTACAGAGGTGGGACTCTTACAGCCGATAGTGGTCAGGAAGCTCAAACTGCAGCCGGGCGAGAAAACTGATCCGTCAGCAGCTCACTATGAAATCATCATGGGCGAGCGTCGTTGGAGGGCTACAACTCTAGCGGGGCAAGAGACTATTCCTGCGATCGTCAAAACCACTTCTGACGACCACATGCTACGCGACGCTCTGTTGGAGAACCTACACCGTGTGGCCCTCAATCCCTTGGAAGAGGCAGCGGCTTATCAGCAAATGATGGACGAATTCGGTATGACCCAGGAAGAGCTCTCCCAGTCTGTGTCGAAATCTCGCCCACAAATCGCCAATATGCTCCGCTTGTTAAAACTGCCACCGAGCGTGCAGAAGAAGGTAGAGTCAGGCGTGCTTTCAGCAGGTCATGCGCGTGCGCTCCTAGGGCTCTCGCAGCCGGAAGATATGGACGCTCTGGCCAATAAAATCATTGCAGAAGGCCTGTCTGTGCGCTCTACAGAAGAATTAGTGGCGCTCAAAACTGGCGCAAGCAGTAAGAAGACCCGCCGGGCTCAGCCAAATATCTGGGTGGGCTCAGCTCTCGTAGGAAACCTGGAGAACCACTTTGAGACCAAGGTGAACATCAAGGGGAGTGAGAAGAAGGGTCGTATTGAGATTACGTATTCTTCACCAGACGACATGAATCGCATACTCTCGCTTCTGCTTGAGGAGGAGAAACCACAGGCGAAGACCCAAAAAGAGGGCGACGGCTGGGTGTGA
- the trxB gene encoding thioredoxin reductase, with product MSEQVRDAIVIGSGPAGYTAAIYLARAGYQPLVIAGAVTPGGQLVNTTEVENFPGFPQGVMGPDLMDQMREQAEHFGAEVEYDDVTAVDLSGPIKTVTTDGGEHYSARAILVTTGSNYRKLEVPGEREYGGRGVSYCATCDGFFFKDKPIVVVGGGDSAMTDADFLTRYGSSVTIIHRREGFRASKIMVERAKANSKINFILNTVVTQINGGPQGVESIDVKDTITGETRQLDANGVFIAIGHTPETGFLGGALDLDAEGYIVVDGASTRTSLPGVFAAGDAVDKIYRQAISAAGMGCRAALDAQDYLTELDAQA from the coding sequence ATGAGCGAACAAGTACGTGATGCGATTGTCATCGGTTCAGGGCCGGCAGGCTACACCGCCGCTATCTATTTGGCGAGAGCAGGCTATCAGCCGCTCGTCATCGCCGGTGCAGTAACCCCTGGCGGGCAGCTGGTCAACACTACAGAAGTCGAGAACTTTCCTGGCTTCCCTCAAGGCGTGATGGGCCCCGATCTTATGGATCAGATGCGGGAACAGGCCGAGCATTTCGGTGCGGAAGTCGAGTATGACGACGTCACCGCAGTGGATCTCTCAGGCCCTATCAAGACTGTGACTACCGACGGAGGTGAGCACTACTCTGCTCGCGCTATTCTCGTCACCACCGGCTCCAATTACCGCAAGCTTGAAGTGCCCGGAGAACGCGAATATGGAGGCCGTGGGGTGTCTTACTGCGCCACTTGCGACGGCTTTTTCTTCAAAGACAAGCCTATTGTGGTGGTAGGCGGTGGCGACTCTGCTATGACGGATGCTGATTTTCTCACCCGATACGGCTCTTCTGTCACCATTATTCACCGGCGTGAGGGCTTCCGGGCTTCGAAGATTATGGTTGAGCGAGCCAAGGCCAACAGTAAGATTAACTTCATTCTCAACACAGTAGTCACCCAAATTAACGGTGGCCCCCAGGGTGTGGAGTCGATTGACGTGAAAGACACTATCACGGGCGAAACCCGCCAACTCGACGCTAACGGTGTCTTCATCGCTATCGGACACACGCCCGAGACTGGTTTTCTGGGTGGTGCGCTGGACTTGGATGCCGAAGGCTATATTGTAGTCGACGGTGCCAGCACCCGGACTTCTCTACCGGGAGTATTCGCTGCCGGTGACGCCGTGGATAAAATCTATAGGCAGGCTATTTCTGCTGCTGGAATGGGTTGCCGGGCCGCTTTAGATGCACAGGATTACTTGACTGAGCTGGATGCGCAAGCGTAA